The Mauremys mutica isolate MM-2020 ecotype Southern chromosome 1, ASM2049712v1, whole genome shotgun sequence genome has a segment encoding these proteins:
- the DNAL4 gene encoding dynein axonemal light chain 4 isoform X2, giving the protein MADTGEGKKEEADYKRLHSFPLIRHTDMPEEMRVEAMELCVTACEKYATNNESAAKMIKETMDKKFGSSWHVVIG; this is encoded by the exons ATGGCAGACACcggggaggggaaaaaggaggagGCAGATTATAAAAGACTTCACAGCTTCCCGCTGATCAGG CACACAGACATGCCAGAGGAGATGCGAGTGGAGGCCATGGAGCTGTGCGTCACCGCCTGTGAGAAATACGCCACCAACAATGAG AGTGCCGCTAAGATGATCAAAGAGACAATGGACAAGAAGTTTGGCTCCTCGTGGCATGTAGTGATTG
- the DNAL4 gene encoding dynein axonemal light chain 4 isoform X1: MADTGEGKKEEADYKRLHSFPLIRHTDMPEEMRVEAMELCVTACEKYATNNESAAKMIKETMDKKFGSSWHVVIGEGFGFEITHEVKNLLYMFFGGSLAVCVWKCS; this comes from the exons ATGGCAGACACcggggaggggaaaaaggaggagGCAGATTATAAAAGACTTCACAGCTTCCCGCTGATCAGG CACACAGACATGCCAGAGGAGATGCGAGTGGAGGCCATGGAGCTGTGCGTCACCGCCTGTGAGAAATACGCCACCAACAATGAG AGTGCCGCTAAGATGATCAAAGAGACAATGGACAAGAAGTTTGGCTCCTCGTGGCATGTAGTGATTGGTGAGGGCTTTGGCTTTGAGATCACCCATGAGGTGAAGAACCTGCTGTACATGTTCTTTGGCGGCAGCCTGGCTGTTTGTGTCTGGAAGTGCTCCTGA